The proteins below come from a single Carassius auratus strain Wakin unplaced genomic scaffold, ASM336829v1 scaf_tig00042586, whole genome shotgun sequence genomic window:
- the LOC113085972 gene encoding fibronectin type III domain-containing protein 7-like: MTAQTIPATSQITYSKAISSTSIRFEWSSAQGADSYILVVNGTFHPETQNFTYTTLNGQVDNLQQATSYSCYVYSSNPAGLGAKSLVKTIRTLVQPPNNVAVTELTQGMARVTWNSVSGVLLYQMSVTANNKPGFPPVLKNVSGTAMNISNLEPCTTYTIGVASINMFLEPGESTNFTFLTSTISTVSSISVEYSCLTSTAIVRWDVVFGATLYRAVITDGQGRSFNCTSTNSTCQFLMLVCGERYTVRITAIGNCESTSDGTYVFETAPCPPKAPQLYRECSTNVILFSWDSTNNTAYYFAIAVDSDQLVTECLTVDTSCFFTDTVCGKTYSFYVRSIYTGGLDCNTGYTDGVVIKTAPCLPQNIYTTANCASISSAVITWHEAAGAKTYIVEARGNRKDFYNCSSANTSCTLTDLECGESLSVWIVATNGDCTTDPVLGEVAETAPCAPVRVGVTRDCAANHVIASWQALQAGSLYTAVLQDEHGPRVNCSTSSNNCTFTDLLCGMNYNLTVTRNDGQCRSLPSSSIQIQSAPCDPQNITTVLQCDTNTANVTWAASAGANGYTAIATDRQQQRLASCHSMGTSCQLTSLPCGMRLNVTVQADGTTCNSSSQPKAVVETAPCIPTRVAAALNCTSNIASITWYSALGATWYLVKVESSQGYKTSCNNTVTQCDIPNLQCGQEYSITVMGMNGVCMGPASQPVTLVSAPCHNTGIQASLDCRSNSALISWTPGNGSLSFNATLQSLQDPQKHNCFTNGSSCNIGSLPCGQHYNICITGYGQTCSTSSKALVTLDTAPCVPTQVNVSLSCGSDTASVSWAASSGLVSYYTVTAVDDNGRTLTSNSNRTSCDISGLSCGQAYNVSVTAMSVDCTGQRSEVRRISTAPCAPQSVVSQLLDCRTGDVQISWQSSKGAQIYYAQAKSTVKTLVCNSTSTSCIIPAICCGQTHNITVVAVANSCSSNTSVASQVTAAPCDPQNITTVLQCDTNTANVTWAASAGANGYTAIATDRQQQRLASCHSMGTSCQLTSLPCGMRLNVTVQADGTTCNSSSQPKAVVETGDSSC, from the exons ATGACAGCACAGACAA TTCCTGCCACCTCACAAATAACATATTCGAAGGCAATATCAAGCACCTCGATCAGGTTTGAGTGGTCCAGTGCGCAAGGAGCCGATAGTTACATTTTGGTGGTGAATGGAACTTTCCATCCTGAGACTCAAAACTTTACATACACAACGCTAAATGGACAGGTAGACAACCTCCAGCAAGCCACTTCATACAGCTGTTACGTTTATTCCTCCAATCCTGCAGGACTCGGTGCCAAGAGCCTTGTCAAAACCATCAGAACGT TGGTGCAGCCACCGAATAACGTGGCCGTGACAGAGTTAACTCAGGGCATGGCTCGCGTAACATGGAACAGTGTTTCAGGCGTCCTGCTCTACCAGATGTCAGTGACAGCCAATAACAAGCCGGGATTTCCCCCGGTTCTTAAGAACGTCTCTGGTACCGCTATGAATATCTCAAACCTGGAGCCGTGTACAACATACACAATAGGGGTTGCATCCATCAACATGTTCCTGGAACCAGGAGAGTCCACCAACTTCACCTTCTTAACCTCCA CCATTTCAACAGTTTCCTCCATCTCTGTGGAGTACAGCTGTCTTACTTCTACAGCAATAGTCAGGTGGGATGTGGTTTTTGGTGCCACATTGTACCGCGCCGTCATTACAGATGGTCAAGGCCGGTCTTTTAACTGCACTTCCACGAACTCCACCTGCCAGTTCTTGATGCTGGTCTGTGGAGAACGATACACTGTACGGATTACAGCCATTGGTAATTGTGAAAGCACTTCTGACGGCACCTACGTCTTTGAGACAG CACCCTGCCCACCCAAAGCCCCACAGCTGTACCGTGAGTGTTCCACTAATGTCATCTTGTTCTCGTGGGATTCCACCAACAACACGGCTTATTACTTCGCCATAGCTGTGGACTCAGACCAACTGGTAACTGAATGCCTCACTGTGGACACCTCCTGTTTTTTCACCGACACCGTCTGTGGTAAAACCTACAGCTTCTATGTCAGATCCATCTACACCGGAGGACTAGACTGCAACACTGGATACACAGACGGGGTGGTGATCAAAACGG CCCCATGTTTACCGCAGAACATTTACACAACAGCAAACTGTGCTAGCATCAGCAGTGCCGTCATTACTTGGCATGAGGCCGCAGGAGCCAAGACCTACATTGTGGAGGCCCGCGGCAATCGTAAAGATTTCTACAACTGTTCGTCTGCAAACACAAGCTGCACACTAACAGACCTGGAATGCGGAGAGAGCCTGAGCGTGTGGATTGTTGCCACAAATGGTGACTGTACTACTGATCCTGTGCTGGGAGAGGTGGCAGAGACAG CTCCATGTGCTCCAGTCAGAGTGGGGGTCACTAGAGACTGTGCAGCGAATCACGTGATAGCAAGCTGGCAGGCCCTTCAGGCTGGGAGTCTGTACACGGCAGTACTGCAGGATGAACATGGACCCAGAGTTAACTGCAGCACCAGCTCTAACAACTGCACATTCACAGACCTGCTCTGTGGAATGAACTACAACCTCACAGTCACAAGGAATGATGGTCAATGCAGGAGTCTGCCATCCTCATCCATTCAGATACAGTCAG CTCCCTGTGACCCTCAAAACATCACAACTGTGCTCCAGTGTGACACCAACACAGCCAACGTGACATGGGCTGCCAGCGCAGGAGCTAATGGGTACACAGCAATTGcaacagacaggcagcagcaaCGTTTAGCTTCTTGTCACTCTATGGGAACTTCCTGTCAGCTGACCTCTCTGCCGTGTGGGATGAGACTAAATGTGACTGTCCAAGCTGATGGCACCACCTGCAACAGCAGCTCTCAACCTAAAGCTGTAGTGGAAACAG CTCCCTGCATTCCCACCCGTGTTGCTGCCGCTCTAAACTGTACATCCAACATTGCTTCCATCACCTGGTACAGTGCACTTGGTGCCACTTGGTACTTGGTAAAGGTGGAAAGCAGCCAAGGGTACAAGACATCCTGCAACAACACTGTCACTCAATGTGATATCCCAAACCTGCAGTGTGGCCAGGAATATTCCATCACAGTCATGGGCATGAATGGTGTCTGCATGGGCCCGGCTAGCCAGCCTGTCACTCTCGTCTCAG CACCGTGCCACAACACTGGCATTCAAGCCAGTCTGGACTGCCGCAGCAACTCAGCACTCATTTCTTGGACACCAGGCAATGGTTCATTAAGTTTTAATGCAACACTACAGTCGCTCCAGGACCCCCAAAAGCACAACTGCTTCACCAATGGCTCCTCCTGCAACATTGGCTCACTGCCGTGTGGTCAGCACTATAACATCTGTATTACAGGATACGGCCAGACCTGTTCAACCTCTTCTAAAGCCTTGGTCACTCTAGACACAg CTCCATGTGTTCCCACTCAAGTCAATGTGTCATTATCTTGTGGGTCGGACACTGCATCTGTTTCCTGGGCAGCATCCAGTGGCCTTGTTTCATACTATACAGTAACAGCAGTAGATGATAATGGACGTACTCTAACCAGCAACTCCAACAGAACTTCCTGTGACATCAGCGGCCTGTCGTGTGGTCAGGCGTACAATGTGTCAGTCACAGCTATGAGTGTGGACTGCACTGGGCAACGCAGTGAAGTGCGTCGCATCAGTACTG CACCCTGTGCTCCTCAGTCTGTGGTCAGTCAGCTCTTAGACTGTCGAACAGGTGATGTTCAGATCAGCTGGCAGTCGAGTAAAGGGGCACAGATCTACTATGCTCAAGCAAAATCCACAGTCAAGACTCTGGTGTGTAACTCTACCTCCACGTCCTGCATAATCCCTGCAATTTGCTGTGGGCAGACGCACAATATCACTGTGGTTGCAGTGGCCAACAGCTGTAGCTCCAACACCAGTGTGGCCAGTCAGGTCACGGCAG CTCCCTGTGACCCTCAAAACATCACAACTGTGCTCCAGTGTGACACCAACACAGCCAACGTGACATGGGCTGCCAGCGCAGGAGCTAATGGGTACACAGCAATTGcaacagacaggcagcagcaaCGTTTAGCTTCTTGTCACTCTATGGGAACTTCCTGTCAGCTGACCTCTCTGCCGTGTGGGATGAGACTAAATGTGACTGTCCAAGCTGATGGCACCACCTGCAACAGCAGCTCTCAACCTAAAGCTGTAGTGGAAACAGGTGACAGCTCATGTTAA